The Synchiropus splendidus isolate RoL2022-P1 chromosome 1, RoL_Sspl_1.0, whole genome shotgun sequence genome includes a window with the following:
- the onecut2 gene encoding one cut domain family member 2, translating to MKTAYTNAYRCLAKDLDAYAMNTDMTMEGIGSLHGGVAVSSMAPDAELMSVHSPHPGRGGSSGAMGGHGAAAALRIHQDLAAAAAASSRSAMVSGILEGSGEYRPELSLPLHHAMSVPCDTSSPGMGMSGTYTTLTPLQPLPPISTVSDKFHHHHHHHHQRLPGNVSGSFTLMRDERGLPGMNNLYSPYHKEHMSGMGQSLSPVLGSIHNTQQALHNYGAAAHGGHEKMLNFDSNHAASMLARGEHHQHRGLGGPAGGMMPHLNGMHHPGHPASSAGHHPHSHLQSPSHGGPVLASTRERPPSSSSGSQGGNGSGQLEEINTKEVAQRITAELKRYSIPQAIFAQRVLCRSQGTLSDLLRNPKPWSKLKSGRETFRRMWKWLQEPEFQRMSTLRLAACKRKEQDTGKDRNNTPKKSRLVFTDLQRRTLLAIFKENKRPSKEMQLTISQQLGLELTTVSNFFMNARRRSLDKWTDEGGSPGGQSSSSSTCTKA from the exons ATGAAGACTGCCTACACTAACGCCTATCGATGCCTGGCCAAGGACCTGGACGCATACGCCATGAACACGGACATGACAATGGAGGGCATTGGCAGCCTGCATGGCGGGGTGGCGGTGAGCTCCATGGCCCCTGACGCGGAGCTGATGAGCGTCCACAGCCCGCACCCCGGCCGCGGGGGCTCCTCAGGGGCCATGGGGGGACAcggggcggcggcggctctgCGGATACACCAGGAcctggccgccgccgccgccgcctcctcccgcTCGGCCATGGTGTCCGGCATCCTGGAGGGCAGCGGGGAGTACCGTCCAGAGCTGTCGCTGCCGCTGCACCACGCCATGAGCGTGCCGTGTGACACCTCCTCTCCCGGGATGGGCATGAGCGGCACCTACACCACCTTAACCCCGCTGCAGCCGCTCCCCCCCATCTCCACCGTGTCGGACaagttccatcaccaccaccaccaccaccaccagcggCTGCCCGGCAACGTCAGCGGGAGCTTCACCCTGATGCGGGACGAGCGCGGGCTGCCGGGCATGAACAACCTGTACAGCCCGTATCACAAGGAGCACATGTCCGGGATGGGTCAGAGCTTGTCCCCGGTGCTGGGCTCCATCCACAACACCCAGCAAGCTCTCCACAACTACGGCGCCGCCGCGCACGGGGGCCACGAGAAGATGCTCAACTTCGACTCGAACCACGCCGCCTCCATGTTGGCCCGAGGGGAGCACCACCAGCACCGAGGCCTCGGCGGCCCGGCGGGCGGGATGATGCCGCACTTGAACGGGATGCATCATCCCGGACACCCCGCGTCCTCGGCGGGCCACCACCCCCACTCGCACCTCCAGTCTCCATCTCACGGCGGGCCGGTGTTAGCTTCCACCAGGGAAAgaccgccctcctcctcctcggggTCGCAGGGGGGAAACGGTTCGGGGCAGCTGGAAGAGATCAACACCAAAGAGGTGGCGCAAAGAATCACGGCCGAGCTGAAGAGGTACAGCATCCCGCAGGCCATCTTCGCTCAGAGGGTGCTGTGCCGCTCTCAGGGGACCCTGTCGGACCTGCTGAGGAACCCCAAGCCCTGGAGTAAACTAAAGTCCGGCAGGGAGACCTTCAGGAGGATGTGGAAGTGGCTGCAGGAGCCCGAGTTTCAGAGGATGTCGACCCTCAGGCTGGCAG CGTGTAAGAGGAAGGAGCAGGACACGGGCAAAGATCGCAACAACACACCAAAGAAGTCGCGGCTGGTCTTCACCGACCTGCAGCGGCGCACCCTCTTGGCCATTTTCAAAGAGAACAAGCGGCCGTCCAAGGAGATGCAGCTCACCATCTCGCAGCAGCTGGGCTTGGAGCTGACCACGGTCAGCAACTTCTTCATGAACGCCCGCCGCCGAAGCCTGGACAAATGGACAGACGAAGGAGGGAGCCCCGGAGGCCAGTCGTCCTCGTCCAGCACTTGTACCAAAGCGTGA